A region of Pseudomonas putida DNA encodes the following proteins:
- a CDS encoding helix-turn-helix transcriptional regulator — protein sequence MNTSGDRLKALLHECGLTPSDFAAQRSVTPQHVNNWFRRGVPLARLDEMADLFCVHRRWLRSGEGPKHPNPILRSGPLRPTQDNPPTPLSAHGGRMLQVPFHALQHGLLTPVASKHLRLPSKALKALGVAPDCAICLAMPAANMAPLIPLEATLAVDLGMTEVIEGETYALLHNGTLRVNNLSLGQHGTLYLHSHDRRNYAVERYTRAQRQAQGLEILGWVFHWSHFRRHRPS from the coding sequence ATGAACACATCCGGTGACCGCCTCAAAGCCCTGCTCCACGAATGTGGCTTGACCCCTTCCGATTTCGCCGCCCAGCGCAGCGTCACACCCCAGCACGTCAACAATTGGTTTAGACGCGGTGTTCCGCTGGCTCGTCTCGACGAAATGGCCGACCTGTTCTGCGTGCATCGCCGCTGGCTACGCAGTGGTGAAGGCCCCAAACACCCCAACCCGATCTTGCGCAGCGGCCCGCTACGGCCAACCCAGGACAACCCGCCCACCCCGCTGTCAGCACACGGCGGCCGCATGTTGCAGGTGCCCTTCCACGCACTGCAGCACGGCCTGCTTACCCCCGTCGCCAGCAAACACCTGCGCCTGCCCTCCAAAGCATTGAAAGCGCTGGGCGTTGCGCCGGACTGTGCCATCTGCCTGGCCATGCCTGCCGCCAACATGGCCCCGCTGATCCCACTGGAGGCCACCTTGGCCGTGGACCTGGGCATGACCGAAGTGATCGAGGGCGAAACCTACGCCCTGCTGCACAATGGCACCCTCAGGGTGAACAACCTCAGCCTCGGCCAGCACGGCACCCTGTACCTGCACAGCCATGACCGGCGCAACTACGCCGTCGAGCGCTACACCCGCGCCCAACGCCAGGCCCAGGGCCTGGAGATTCTCGGCTGGGTCTTTCATTGGTCGCATTTCCGCCGGCATCGCCCCAGTTGA
- a CDS encoding TonB-dependent siderophore receptor translates to MSFKIGAQPLASALDHLAEQSGLQVIYNGELVQGLQSPGVNGLQEPQAALEHLLSGSGLAWRSVGAASVTLYKRPADSSALELSATSVIAQTLDDSTENTGSYTTGSVAVGSKVAKSLREVPHSVSVITRQQIEDQNLHNLTDVMDKTPGVTSRKATQRAGSSFGNDSNFYSRGFEVSNVQLDGGAPMDPSMSGFGSVSQLDMAQFDHVEFLRGVDGLYSGAGDPGGTINMVRKRALAHNQLAFSTSAGSWDNYRSEADITGPLTEQGNVRGRLGIAYQDRKYFYDPGNMTTKVAYGSLEFDLSPDTLLTVGGSYQEAQGVINFAGLPRAINGDDLKLSRKHALTTDWNTSHEKTAQGYIRLQHSFSEDWAMTLDAMRMEMDRDAKGIFGYGAVNPITGNGHFITGYPAKTGMDRDAYSATLKGGFDLFARHHELVIVGDYQKGKAYSRQRMSNFMEAPINIFNPVMPADNGDFPVKDDYYTSTKTGLSGMLRMSITDPMNVILGARVANYKHADDSFYKNADGTSAGSQGKRALEDNGVVTPYVGVTYDLTDQWTAYTSYAETYRPQYMQLKGPYPGSPLDPSEAKSYEVGLKGELFSGRLNTSFALYRVEQTGDAAADGPSQGWNQGKQCCFINQGETISQGLDAEISGELQPGWQMSAGYTYNHSRDADTQNAEYRAITPKHMVKLWTTYQLPGMLHNWKVGGGVVAQSATYVSGTVREYNPVSGEFDGAEQDFKFIEPGRAIWSTSVDYKIDENWSATIIANNLFDKRYYETFGSSASGNFYGEPRSLALTVRSKF, encoded by the coding sequence ATGTCGTTCAAAATCGGCGCCCAACCGCTGGCCAGCGCCCTTGATCACCTTGCCGAACAGAGCGGCTTGCAGGTGATCTACAACGGCGAACTGGTCCAAGGCTTGCAAAGTCCCGGCGTGAACGGCCTCCAAGAGCCGCAAGCAGCGCTTGAACACCTACTCAGCGGCAGCGGCCTGGCCTGGCGCAGCGTCGGTGCCGCCAGTGTGACGCTGTACAAACGCCCTGCCGACAGCAGTGCACTGGAGCTGAGCGCAACGTCGGTCATTGCCCAGACACTGGATGACAGTACCGAGAACACTGGGTCGTACACTACAGGCTCGGTCGCGGTGGGCAGCAAGGTCGCCAAGTCGCTGCGTGAAGTGCCGCATTCAGTTTCAGTCATTACCCGTCAGCAGATAGAAGACCAGAACCTTCATAACCTCACCGACGTGATGGACAAGACCCCAGGGGTCACCTCGCGCAAGGCCACGCAGCGGGCGGGTTCATCCTTCGGTAACGACAGCAACTTCTATTCGCGCGGTTTCGAGGTATCTAACGTACAACTCGATGGGGGCGCCCCGATGGACCCGTCGATGAGCGGATTCGGTTCGGTCAGCCAACTCGACATGGCACAGTTCGACCATGTCGAGTTCCTGCGTGGCGTCGATGGCCTGTACTCAGGGGCCGGTGATCCCGGCGGCACTATCAACATGGTGCGCAAACGTGCACTGGCACACAACCAGTTGGCCTTTTCCACGTCTGCCGGCAGCTGGGACAACTATCGCTCCGAGGCGGATATCACCGGCCCGCTGACAGAACAAGGCAATGTGCGCGGGCGGCTGGGCATTGCCTATCAAGATCGCAAGTATTTCTACGACCCCGGTAACATGACCACCAAAGTGGCGTATGGATCTTTGGAGTTCGACCTTAGTCCCGACACATTGTTGACCGTCGGCGGCAGTTATCAGGAAGCACAAGGTGTCATCAACTTCGCGGGGTTGCCGCGCGCCATCAACGGCGACGACCTGAAACTGTCGCGTAAGCACGCATTGACCACAGACTGGAACACCAGCCACGAGAAGACCGCGCAGGGTTACATTCGCCTGCAACACAGTTTCAGCGAAGACTGGGCAATGACGCTTGATGCCATGCGCATGGAAATGGACCGGGACGCCAAGGGCATCTTCGGCTATGGCGCCGTCAACCCGATCACCGGCAACGGTCATTTCATCACTGGGTATCCTGCCAAGACAGGGATGGACCGGGACGCCTACAGTGCGACCCTGAAGGGTGGCTTCGACTTGTTTGCACGCCACCACGAACTGGTGATCGTGGGTGACTATCAAAAAGGCAAAGCTTACAGCCGGCAACGCATGAGCAACTTCATGGAAGCGCCAATCAACATTTTCAACCCGGTCATGCCAGCGGATAACGGCGACTTCCCAGTAAAGGACGATTACTACACCTCTACTAAAACGGGCCTGTCAGGCATGCTGCGCATGAGCATCACCGATCCGATGAACGTGATTCTCGGGGCACGCGTGGCCAACTACAAACACGCCGATGACAGCTTCTACAAGAACGCTGATGGCACTTCGGCAGGCAGTCAGGGCAAACGCGCCCTGGAGGACAACGGTGTCGTGACGCCGTATGTCGGCGTCACGTACGACCTCACCGATCAATGGACAGCCTACACCAGCTACGCCGAAACCTACCGGCCGCAGTACATGCAGCTGAAAGGTCCGTACCCGGGCAGCCCACTGGATCCATCCGAAGCCAAAAGCTATGAAGTAGGACTCAAGGGCGAGCTGTTTTCGGGCCGGCTCAACACCTCTTTTGCGCTCTACCGCGTAGAACAGACAGGCGATGCCGCGGCGGACGGCCCATCCCAGGGGTGGAACCAGGGCAAGCAGTGCTGCTTCATCAATCAGGGCGAAACCATCAGCCAGGGGCTAGATGCCGAGATCAGCGGCGAACTGCAACCAGGCTGGCAAATGAGTGCGGGCTACACCTACAACCACAGTCGCGATGCCGACACACAGAACGCAGAGTACCGTGCCATTACGCCCAAGCATATGGTCAAGCTCTGGACGACCTATCAACTGCCCGGGATGCTGCACAACTGGAAGGTTGGCGGCGGGGTGGTGGCTCAAAGCGCGACCTATGTCAGTGGCACGGTGCGTGAATACAATCCCGTCAGTGGCGAATTCGATGGGGCCGAACAAGACTTCAAGTTCATTGAACCCGGTCGTGCCATTTGGAGCACCAGTGTGGACTACAAGATTGACGAAAACTGGTCAGCAACCATCATCGCCAACAATCTCTTTGACAAGCGCTACTACGAGACCTTCGGCAGCAGTGCCTCGGGTAACTTCTATGGCGAGCCTCGCAGCTTGGCCCTGACCGTGCGCAGCAAATTCTAG
- a CDS encoding zinc-dependent peptidase, whose protein sequence is MWSFSAWRRRRTLKRYPITPKQWQAVRQHLPLLDGISDDEDRWLREACILFLLEKHLTTLPGVELSDEQRLFLAAQAQLPLLHLGDLNWYQGFHEIILYPDDFKSPQRHRDASGVEHVWDGEHSGEAWQQGPVILAWNGVLASGGWEAYNLVIHELAHKLDMLNGDANGLPPLHSGMPVDEWATAMQQAYDDLNRQLDLNPDAETAIDPYAAENPAEFFAVTSEYFFSAPDLLQQAYPQVYQQLSLFYRQDPLARLSQLQAEHPDYREGHA, encoded by the coding sequence ATGTGGTCTTTCAGCGCCTGGCGGCGTCGGCGCACCCTGAAGCGCTACCCGATCACCCCCAAGCAATGGCAGGCAGTTCGCCAACACCTGCCTTTGCTCGATGGCATCAGTGATGACGAAGATCGCTGGTTGCGCGAAGCCTGCATCCTGTTTTTGCTTGAAAAGCACCTGACCACTCTGCCCGGTGTCGAGCTGAGCGATGAGCAGCGCCTGTTCCTGGCCGCCCAGGCGCAGCTGCCACTGCTGCACCTCGGTGACCTCAACTGGTACCAGGGTTTCCACGAGATCATCCTTTACCCCGACGACTTCAAAAGCCCTCAGCGCCACCGCGATGCCAGTGGCGTGGAGCATGTGTGGGACGGCGAACACAGCGGTGAAGCCTGGCAACAGGGCCCGGTGATCCTGGCCTGGAACGGCGTGCTGGCCAGTGGTGGGTGGGAGGCCTATAACCTGGTCATCCATGAGTTGGCGCACAAGCTCGACATGCTCAATGGCGATGCCAATGGCCTGCCGCCGCTGCACAGTGGCATGCCAGTGGATGAGTGGGCGACGGCCATGCAGCAGGCCTATGACGACCTCAACCGTCAGTTGGACCTGAACCCTGACGCCGAAACCGCCATCGACCCCTACGCCGCGGAAAACCCTGCGGAATTCTTCGCTGTCACCAGCGAATACTTCTTCAGCGCCCCCGACCTGTTGCAGCAGGCGTATCCACAGGTGTACCAGCAACTGTCGCTGTTTTACCGCCAAGACCCACTGGCGCGCCTGAGCCAGTTGCAGGCCGAACACCCCGATTACCGCGAAGGCCACGCCTGA
- a CDS encoding FecR family protein, translating into MSPDQNPQALIDKAAHEWVVRLTSGDASPDDIAAAREWCAQHPAHHAAFVAARRLWHLSGHLPKPARIRRRNKGVRWGVAAMLLLGLGLSTARYNDWDADYRTAIGEQKWVELADGSRITLDADSALDVQWLATGRQITLRKGTALFDVAHDPSRPFRVEAGDLSATALGTVYSVSRRSDTSEVTVAQGRVAVAGPGATATLQAGEQVAWTHRQLSAVHSIDPQRELAWQKGRLVFDNMPLGDVLAQLQHYRPGYVLLGDAALHTLTVSGTLRLDRLDEGIDTLAQAFGLKSQRYTHYLLVLTRQQ; encoded by the coding sequence ATGTCGCCCGACCAAAACCCGCAAGCGCTTATCGACAAGGCTGCCCATGAATGGGTGGTGCGGCTGACCTCGGGTGACGCAAGCCCCGACGACATTGCCGCTGCCCGCGAATGGTGTGCGCAACATCCGGCACATCACGCTGCATTTGTCGCCGCACGGCGCCTGTGGCATCTCAGCGGTCACCTGCCAAAGCCTGCCCGCATCCGTCGGCGCAACAAGGGCGTGCGCTGGGGCGTTGCGGCCATGCTGCTGCTCGGTCTTGGGCTGTCCACTGCCCGTTACAATGACTGGGACGCCGATTATCGCACCGCTATCGGCGAACAAAAGTGGGTGGAATTGGCAGATGGTTCGCGCATTACCCTGGACGCCGACTCGGCGCTGGATGTGCAGTGGCTGGCCACAGGCAGGCAGATCACCTTGCGCAAGGGCACGGCGCTGTTCGACGTGGCCCATGACCCATCGCGCCCATTTCGCGTCGAGGCCGGTGACCTGAGTGCCACGGCATTGGGCACGGTGTACAGCGTAAGCCGACGCTCGGACACCAGCGAAGTCACCGTGGCGCAAGGCCGCGTCGCCGTCGCCGGCCCCGGTGCCACGGCGACTCTGCAAGCAGGTGAACAGGTGGCCTGGACACACAGGCAACTGTCGGCCGTGCACAGCATCGACCCCCAGCGGGAATTGGCCTGGCAGAAGGGTCGATTGGTGTTCGACAACATGCCGCTGGGCGATGTACTCGCACAATTGCAGCACTATCGCCCAGGCTACGTGCTGCTGGGCGACGCCGCGCTTCACACCCTCACCGTCAGCGGTACCTTGCGCCTTGACCGCTTGGACGAAGGGATCGACACGTTGGCGCAGGCGTTTGGCCTGAAAAGCCAGCGCTATACCCATTACCTGCTGGTACTCACCCGGCAGCAGTGA
- a CDS encoding ethanolamine ammonia-lyase subunit EutB, whose translation MASFVHTVGHLVYRFDSLKDVMAKASPARSGDFLAGVAASNDGERVAAQMALANIPLTHFLSEALIPYEEDEVTRLIIDTHDTQAFAPVSHLTVGGLRDWLLSEAADEDSLRALAPGLIPEMAAAVSKIMRVQDLILVAQKIRVVTRFRGTMGLRGRLSTRLQPNHPTDEPAGIAASILDGLLYGNGDAMIGINPATDSIASICAMLEMLDAIIQRYDIPTQACVLTHVTTSIEAINRGVPLDLVFQSIAGTEAANASFGINLNVLQEGYEAGLSLKRGTLGQNLMYFETGQGSALSANAHHGVDQQTCETRAYAVARHFKPFLVNTVVGFIGPEYLYNGKQIIRAGLEDHFCGKLLGVPMGCDICYTNHAEADQDDMDTLLTLLGVAGINFIMGIPGSDDIMLNYQTTSFHDALYARQTLGLKPGPEFEAWLARTGIFTQADGRVRFGENLPPAFRQALAQLA comes from the coding sequence ATGGCAAGTTTCGTACACACGGTAGGCCACCTGGTCTACCGCTTCGACAGCCTCAAGGACGTGATGGCCAAGGCCAGCCCCGCACGCTCGGGGGACTTCCTGGCGGGTGTCGCCGCCAGCAACGACGGTGAGCGGGTCGCCGCGCAAATGGCCCTGGCCAACATCCCGCTCACGCACTTTCTGAGCGAAGCGTTGATCCCCTACGAAGAGGACGAGGTCACCCGCCTGATCATCGACACCCATGACACCCAGGCCTTTGCGCCGGTCAGCCACCTCACCGTGGGCGGCCTGCGTGACTGGCTGCTCAGCGAAGCGGCCGACGAAGACAGCCTGCGCGCGCTGGCACCGGGCCTGATACCGGAAATGGCGGCGGCGGTATCGAAGATCATGCGGGTTCAAGACTTGATCCTGGTGGCGCAGAAGATCCGTGTGGTCACCCGTTTTCGCGGCACCATGGGCCTGCGCGGTCGCCTGTCGACCCGTCTTCAGCCCAACCACCCAACCGACGAGCCGGCGGGTATCGCCGCCAGCATTCTCGACGGTTTGCTGTACGGCAACGGCGACGCCATGATCGGCATCAACCCGGCCACCGACAGCATCGCCTCGATCTGCGCCATGCTGGAAATGCTGGACGCCATCATCCAGCGCTACGACATCCCCACTCAGGCCTGCGTGCTGACCCACGTCACCACCTCGATCGAAGCGATCAACCGTGGCGTACCGCTGGACCTGGTGTTCCAGTCGATCGCCGGTACCGAGGCCGCCAACGCAAGCTTTGGCATCAACCTCAACGTATTGCAGGAAGGCTACGAGGCGGGCCTGTCGCTCAAGCGCGGCACCCTCGGGCAAAACCTGATGTACTTCGAGACCGGCCAGGGCAGCGCCCTATCGGCCAACGCCCACCACGGCGTCGACCAGCAAACCTGCGAGACCCGCGCCTACGCCGTGGCCAGGCATTTCAAGCCGTTTCTGGTCAACACCGTGGTCGGTTTCATCGGCCCGGAGTACCTGTACAACGGCAAGCAGATCATCCGCGCCGGCCTTGAGGACCACTTTTGCGGCAAGCTGCTTGGCGTGCCGATGGGCTGTGACATCTGCTACACCAACCACGCCGAAGCCGACCAGGACGACATGGATACCCTGCTGACCCTGCTGGGTGTGGCCGGGATCAACTTCATCATGGGCATCCCCGGCTCCGACGACATCATGCTCAATTACCAGACCACGTCGTTCCATGACGCGCTGTATGCGCGCCAGACCCTGGGCCTCAAGCCCGGCCCGGAATTCGAGGCGTGGCTGGCGCGTACCGGCATCTTCACCCAGGCCGATGGCCGGGTGCGCTTCGGTGAAAACCTGCCGCCGGCCTTCCGCCAGGCATTGGCACAGCTTGCATAG
- a CDS encoding RNA polymerase sigma factor: MSSMTTEELEQAYKAHARELRLFLYRQLNNPEAASDLAQETYLRLLRQRPHKPVGNLRAFIFRIGRNLAIDHIRNRGMRERNDQGLEYLYEVTGESPELIDKVAARQELELLERALQQLPPLTRQIFLMGRLQGMNHKDIARELAVSVSTVEKHLASALDFLRQCLQR; the protein is encoded by the coding sequence ATGTCAAGCATGACCACCGAAGAGCTCGAACAGGCCTACAAGGCCCATGCGCGTGAGCTTCGCCTGTTCCTCTATCGGCAGTTGAACAACCCCGAGGCGGCCTCCGACCTGGCGCAGGAAACCTACTTGCGCCTGTTGCGCCAGCGTCCACACAAGCCCGTCGGCAACCTGCGCGCCTTCATATTCCGCATCGGGCGCAATTTGGCCATCGACCACATACGCAATCGCGGCATGCGCGAGCGTAATGACCAGGGGCTGGAATACCTTTACGAAGTCACCGGCGAAAGCCCCGAACTGATCGACAAGGTGGCCGCTCGCCAGGAGCTGGAATTGCTTGAGCGTGCGCTGCAGCAACTACCTCCACTCACCCGGCAGATTTTTCTGATGGGGCGCCTGCAGGGCATGAACCACAAGGACATCGCCCGCGAACTCGCCGTGTCGGTCAGTACCGTGGAGAAACACCTGGCGAGCGCACTCGACTTTCTACGCCAATGCCTGCAACGTTGA
- the ppa gene encoding inorganic diphosphatase yields the protein MSYSKIPAGKDLPNDIYVAIEIPANHAPIKYEIDKDSDTLFVDRFMATPMFYPANYGFIPNTLADDGDPLDVLVVTPYPVAPGSVIRARPVGILNMTDDGGGDAKVIAVPHDKLSQLYVDVKEYTDLPALLIQQIEHFFANYKDLEKGKWVKIEGWDGADAARAAITKSVAAYKG from the coding sequence ATGAGCTACAGCAAGATTCCGGCGGGCAAAGACCTGCCGAACGACATCTACGTCGCCATCGAGATCCCGGCCAACCACGCGCCGATCAAATACGAGATCGACAAGGACAGCGACACCCTGTTCGTCGACCGTTTCATGGCCACCCCGATGTTCTACCCAGCCAACTACGGCTTCATCCCGAACACCCTGGCCGACGACGGTGATCCGCTGGACGTGCTGGTCGTGACCCCGTACCCGGTAGCGCCAGGTTCGGTCATCCGTGCCCGCCCGGTCGGCATCCTGAACATGACCGACGACGGCGGCGGCGACGCCAAGGTCATCGCTGTGCCGCACGACAAGCTGTCGCAGCTGTATGTCGACGTCAAAGAATACACCGACCTGCCAGCCCTGCTGATCCAGCAGATCGAGCACTTCTTCGCGAACTACAAAGATCTCGAGAAGGGCAAGTGGGTCAAGATCGAAGGCTGGGACGGCGCCGACGCCGCCCGTGCCGCGATCACCAAATCGGTCGCTGCCTACAAGGGCTGA
- a CDS encoding GNAT family N-acetyltransferase, whose protein sequence is MRIIKATLEHLDLLTPLFVKYREFYGQLPYPDSSRSFLEKRLKRDESVIYLALADEDDSKLLGFCQLYPSFSSLSLKRVWILNDIYVAEDSRRMLVADHLMREAKKMAKETNAVRMRVSTSANNEAAQKTYESIGFRKDTEFESYILPIHQD, encoded by the coding sequence ATGCGTATCATCAAGGCAACCCTGGAACACCTCGACCTGCTGACCCCACTGTTCGTCAAATACCGCGAGTTCTATGGGCAATTGCCCTACCCGGACAGCTCACGCAGTTTTCTGGAGAAGCGCCTGAAGCGGGACGAGTCGGTGATCTACCTGGCTCTGGCAGATGAAGACGACAGCAAATTGCTGGGCTTCTGCCAGCTGTATCCAAGCTTTTCGTCGCTGTCGCTCAAGCGCGTGTGGATTCTCAACGATATCTATGTGGCCGAAGATTCGCGACGCATGCTGGTGGCCGACCACTTGATGCGCGAGGCCAAGAAGATGGCCAAAGAGACCAATGCCGTGCGGATGCGGGTGTCGACCAGCGCCAACAATGAGGCAGCGCAAAAGACGTACGAGTCCATCGGGTTTCGCAAGGACACCGAGTTCGAAAGCTATATCCTGCCGATCCATCAGGATTGA
- a CDS encoding DedA family protein has product MDFNPLDLILHLDAYLDLLVTNYGPWIYAILFTVIFCETGLVVMPFLPGDSLLFIAGAVAAGGGMDPVLLAGLLMAAAILGDSTNYVIGRTAGERLFNNPNSKIFRRDYLQRTHEFYERHGGKTVTLARFLPILRTFAPFVAGIAHMHYPRFLGFSVAGSLLWVGGLVTLGYFFGNVPFIKQHLSLMVVGIIFLSLVPMVLGLLRGRLGRAAKAH; this is encoded by the coding sequence ATGGATTTCAACCCGCTGGACCTTATCCTGCATCTCGATGCCTACCTCGATCTGCTGGTCACCAATTACGGTCCCTGGATCTACGCCATCCTGTTCACCGTGATCTTCTGCGAAACCGGCCTGGTGGTAATGCCATTTCTGCCTGGTGATTCGCTGCTGTTCATCGCTGGCGCCGTGGCGGCCGGTGGCGGCATGGACCCGGTACTGCTGGCGGGCCTGCTGATGGCGGCGGCAATCCTGGGCGACAGCACCAATTACGTGATTGGCCGAACGGCCGGCGAACGCTTGTTCAACAATCCCAACTCGAAAATCTTCCGCCGCGACTACCTGCAGCGCACCCACGAATTCTACGAGCGCCATGGCGGCAAGACCGTGACCCTGGCGCGCTTCCTGCCGATCTTGCGCACCTTCGCGCCGTTCGTCGCGGGTATCGCCCACATGCACTACCCGCGCTTCCTCGGCTTCAGCGTCGCCGGTTCGCTGCTGTGGGTCGGTGGCCTGGTGACCTTGGGCTACTTCTTCGGCAACGTGCCGTTCATCAAGCAGCACCTGTCGCTGATGGTGGTGGGTATCATCTTCCTGTCGCTGGTGCCGATGGTCCTCGGCCTGCTGCGCGGTCGCCTGGGCCGCGCGGCCAAGGCTCACTGA
- the eutC gene encoding ethanolamine ammonia-lyase subunit EutC has protein sequence MDPRTVTPDNPWLALRTLTPARIALGRTGTSLPTGAQLDFQFAHAQARDAVHLPFDHAGLTAQLNDRGRDSLVLHSAAHDRDQYLQRPDLGRRLNDDSIATLRQHAQANPGGVDLAIVVADGLSALAVHRHTLPFLTRFEEQAAADGWTSAPVVLVEQGRVAVADEVGELLGARMTVMLIGERPGLSSPDSLGLYFTYAPRVGLTDAYRNCISNVRLEGLSYGMAAHRLLYLMREACRRQLSGVNLKDEAEVHTLDSDTPASQKGNFLLGKG, from the coding sequence ATGGACCCTCGCACAGTAACCCCCGACAACCCCTGGCTGGCCCTGCGCACCCTGACACCTGCGCGTATCGCCCTGGGGCGCACGGGCACCAGCCTGCCGACTGGTGCGCAACTGGACTTCCAGTTCGCCCATGCCCAGGCCCGCGATGCCGTGCACCTGCCGTTCGACCATGCCGGGCTTACCGCCCAGCTCAATGACCGTGGGCGTGACAGCCTGGTGTTGCACAGCGCCGCCCACGACCGCGACCAATACCTGCAGCGCCCCGACCTGGGGCGACGGCTGAACGACGACTCGATCGCGACCCTGCGCCAGCATGCCCAGGCCAATCCGGGCGGTGTCGACCTGGCCATCGTGGTCGCCGATGGCCTCTCGGCCCTCGCCGTACACCGCCATACCCTGCCTTTTCTGACCCGTTTCGAAGAGCAGGCCGCGGCCGACGGCTGGACCAGCGCCCCGGTGGTGTTGGTAGAGCAGGGCCGCGTGGCCGTAGCCGACGAGGTGGGCGAGCTGCTCGGCGCCCGGATGACCGTGATGCTGATCGGCGAACGCCCGGGGTTGAGTTCACCCGACAGCCTCGGCCTGTACTTCACCTACGCGCCACGGGTCGGCCTGACCGACGCCTACCGCAACTGCATCTCCAACGTACGCCTTGAGGGCCTGAGCTATGGCATGGCAGCCCACCGCTTGCTGTACCTGATGCGTGAAGCCTGTCGGCGGCAGCTTTCTGGGGTGAATCTGAAGGATGAAGCCGAGGTCCATACCCTCGACAGCGATACCCCCGCCAGCCAAAAAGGAAACTTTCTGCTCGGAAAAGGGTAA